In Oceanithermus desulfurans, a single window of DNA contains:
- a CDS encoding alpha/beta hydrolase encodes MTTKERLYLEGVPLVLARPERPRGWVLFLHGAGGSKERTARLAAPFHERGLATVHPDAPLHGERAEARWRFDPRDRANYLEGVVRAIAAQVAELPALAEALAARDELAGLPLLAAGASMGGYVWHELISRGLLRPQAAAILISSGFPLDAPPSFVEAHPEWAEAYQNPPVTRAAAYPPTPILHLHGARDPVVPLARMQETVKALRSAYKERDGRLAHAVFEGVGHELPEVMLEQAAGWLAHWSR; translated from the coding sequence ATGACGACGAAGGAACGGCTCTACCTCGAGGGCGTGCCGCTCGTCCTGGCCCGGCCCGAGCGGCCGCGGGGCTGGGTGCTCTTCCTGCACGGCGCGGGCGGCTCCAAGGAGCGCACCGCCCGCCTGGCCGCCCCCTTCCACGAACGCGGCCTGGCCACCGTCCACCCCGACGCCCCCCTGCACGGCGAGCGGGCCGAGGCGCGCTGGCGCTTCGACCCGCGTGACCGCGCGAACTACCTCGAGGGCGTGGTGCGCGCCATCGCCGCCCAGGTGGCCGAGCTGCCAGCGCTCGCTGAGGCGCTGGCCGCTCGCGACGAACTCGCGGGCCTGCCCCTGCTGGCCGCGGGCGCGAGCATGGGCGGCTACGTCTGGCACGAGCTGATCTCGCGCGGGCTGCTGCGGCCGCAGGCGGCGGCGATCCTGATTTCCAGCGGCTTTCCGCTCGACGCTCCGCCGAGCTTCGTCGAGGCCCACCCCGAGTGGGCCGAGGCCTACCAAAACCCGCCGGTCACCCGCGCCGCCGCCTACCCGCCCACGCCGATTCTGCACCTGCACGGCGCCCGCGACCCGGTGGTGCCGCTCGCGCGCATGCAGGAGACCGTGAAGGCCCTGCGGAGCGCCTACAAGGAACGGGACGGACGCCTGGCCCACGCCGTCTTCGAGGGCGTGGGGCACGAGCTGCCCGAGGTGATGCTGGAGCAGGCCGCGGGCTGGCTCGCGCACTGGAGCCGCTGA
- a CDS encoding ribose-phosphate diphosphokinase, giving the protein MNRPLKVFTGKSNPALAREIAHHLELPLGRSSTEKFANDNLFVRFEESLREADVFIVQSLTPPVQDHLFELLMMIDAAKGASAHRVTAVIPYFSYARSDKKDEPRISVAARLVADLLQTAGADRVLTMTLHSPQVHGFFKVPMDHLSAEMVIANHFVTRIEDLEHAVVVAPDAGDIKRASALARRLGTPLAFIDKQRLSDTEVEARGLVGDVKGKIALVIDDEVSTAGSLVKAAETVLEAGAREVYAAVTHGVYVGPALERIAKSPIRTVAATDTCAPPRPLPEKLRVMNVAPLFAEAIDRIHRGESISALFN; this is encoded by the coding sequence ATGAACCGTCCCCTGAAAGTCTTTACCGGGAAGTCGAACCCTGCGCTCGCGCGCGAGATCGCCCACCACCTGGAACTGCCGCTGGGCCGCAGCAGCACCGAAAAGTTCGCCAACGACAACCTCTTCGTCCGCTTCGAGGAGTCGCTGCGCGAGGCCGACGTCTTCATCGTGCAGTCGCTCACGCCGCCGGTGCAGGACCATCTCTTCGAGCTGCTGATGATGATCGACGCCGCCAAAGGGGCGAGCGCGCACCGGGTGACCGCGGTGATCCCCTACTTCTCCTACGCCCGCAGCGACAAGAAAGACGAGCCCCGCATCTCGGTGGCCGCGCGGCTGGTGGCCGACCTGCTGCAGACCGCCGGAGCCGACCGGGTGCTCACCATGACGCTGCACTCGCCGCAGGTGCACGGCTTTTTCAAGGTGCCCATGGACCACCTCTCGGCCGAGATGGTGATCGCCAACCACTTCGTGACCCGGATCGAGGACCTGGAGCACGCCGTGGTGGTGGCCCCCGACGCCGGCGACATCAAGCGCGCCAGCGCGCTGGCGCGGCGGCTGGGCACGCCGCTCGCCTTCATCGACAAACAGCGCCTCTCCGACACCGAGGTGGAGGCGCGGGGCCTGGTGGGCGACGTGAAGGGGAAGATCGCCCTGGTGATCGACGACGAGGTCTCGACCGCGGGCTCGCTCGTCAAGGCCGCCGAAACCGTGCTCGAAGCGGGGGCGCGCGAGGTCTACGCCGCGGTGACCCACGGGGTCTACGTGGGTCCGGCGCTCGAGCGCATCGCCAAGAGCCCCATCCGCACCGTGGCCGCCACCGACACCTGCGCCCCGCCCCGTCCCCTCCCCGAAAAGCTGCGGGTGATGAACGTGGCCCCCCTCTTCGCCGAGGCCATCGACCGCATCCACCGGGGCGAGTCCATCTCGGCGCTGTTCAACTGA